CGGCGCCCACGGCATTTTGGGCGCCAAGTCCCGAGGCTGTGACCTCGAAGGTCGTCAGGCAATAATAATCCAGTCCGCGGACCAGACGAGGATTCAAGTGAATGGGGATCCCCACCGACTCGAGTCCGCCAACCACGTGGTCGAAATGGGCCCGAGCCTCCGGTGAAAGGTGATCGGTCAAGCGCGGAGCCGCTTCCGTCGCAACCCTGCAATCGGGCACTTTGCAATCAAGGACCCGTAGGGGATTGGTCTCCAAACGCCGTTGGCAGTTGGCGCAGAGGCGATCCGTGACCGTTTTCAGGTAATCGACCAGGATCGGTTTGTAGCGCGCCCGGTCATCCTGGTAGCCCAAGCTGTTGATCTCAAGAGTCAAACCCTGGAGCCGAAGGTCGCTGAGGATTCGCCACAGAAGGCAAATCACCTCGACGTCGGCACGGGGGTCCGAGACCCCGAACGACTCCACGCCAAACTGGTGAAACTGCCGGAGGCGTCCCGCCTGCGGCCGCTCATGTCGAAACATGGGGCCGACGTAGCAGAACTTTTGGGGCAACGGCTCCGCCGCTCGATTGTGCTCGATGAAGGCGCGGACCGTGCCGGCAGTCCCTTCAGGTCGAAGCGTCAGCGAGGTGCCGTCACGGTCGGCGAAGGTATACATTTCCTTCTCGACGATGTCGGTCGTGGCGCCGATACTGCGGGCAAACAGTGTGGTCACCTCGAAGATTGGGACCCGGATCTCCTGAAACCCATACCATGAGGCCCATCGCCGCGCGGTTTCTTCAATCAACCGCCAGCGCGGGGTCTCTTCGGGCAAAATGTCCTTAACGCCCTTGATGCCTTTGATCATACGTCGATGTCGTCAGGGATTCGGTGGAACGTGACGGTCACGTTTCCCGGTTCGGGGGCGAACTATAGCGGCGGATTTACAGGCAAGTCAATGAAGCCGCAGGACGTGTCTCGTGAAACGCGAAGTGTATCTCGTGAGAAGGCCGTAGGGCGCAATCCAACGCCGTGTGAGGGACGAGATATGACGAACGCGGCAGTTGCACCCATGTCCATGCGAGCGTATAGTGCCCGACACTCGCAACTGACCATTTCCTGAGCGATAGCTTCACCCATGAGCCAACAGCGCCACATTCGCCGCGTGCTCGCGATCGCGCCGATGCCGCCGGAAAAGTCCGCCTATGCGCTGGCTCGGTACAGCCGCTCCCCGGACCCAATCGAGGAGAGTATCAAGTGGGTCCATTCCCATTCCTCCGAGAAGTTCTGGGAACAGTTCTACTTCGATTACGGACATGCCTCGATCGCCGACCTGGGGCACGTGATCGTCTGCTTCGAACAGATCTCGGAGTTGGCTGCCATTCGGCTCGAGGATGAGCCCCTGTGGGATGGTCAGGCCAAGTCCAGTCGGTACCAAAACTTTGCCTCGAACAACTGGTTCCTGCCCGATGCCATTCGCGGCCAAGAGACCGAAGCCATGTATCTCGGCATCCTCCGCGGACTTGGGACGGTGTACCAAGCCTTGCATGAGCCGCTCACCCGTTTCTTGACCGAACGGGAGCCTCGGCCTGAAGAGATGACGCCGGGCGCCTATCAACGGGCCATTGCGGCGCGAGCCTTCGACGTAACTCGCTATCTGCTGCCGTTGGCTGCGCGTACCAACGTCGGCCAAGTGGTCAGCATCCGCACCTTAGAGAAACAGATCTCCCGGCTGCTCTCCTCGCAGTTGCCCGAACTCCGGATGATCGGCGAAGACCTGAAGGATGCCTGCCAAAAACCTCCGGTCAACCTGTGGGGTGAATTGTCAGGACAAGCCGCGGGCCTGGCCGAACCGTTGGCGCCGACGCTGGCGCGTTATGCCAAAGCGAGTCCTTACCAGACAGAGGTGTACAGCGACCTGGCTCGGCACGCGAAGGAAGTGTTGCGGGGGACTGGGTTAGACCAGCCGGGGTCTTGGGGTGACCAGGAGCCGGTGGATCTCCTCGAGCCGCACCATCCGCTCGACGAAATCGTGACGACCTTGCTCTATCGCGTCTCGCAGGCCTCCTATCGGAAGATTCTCGCCGTCGTGCAGGACTGGACCGAGAAGCAGAAGCAGGACACGCTGGAGGTGGCTTTCCGTCAACGAGGTCCACATGACGAGCTGATCAAAGAATTCCGCAGCGGCTACGGATTCGTCTTCGACATCCTCATGGACATCGGGGGGTGGCGCGACATGCACCGGCACCGACGCTGTCAGCAGGTACAGCAGAACTTCACGACGGTCCACGGGTTCGACACGCCGCCCGTGTTGACCGAGGCCGGGCTGGAGCAGGAATACCGCGACGCCATGGGCTTGGTCAAAACCGACATCGAGCACCTTCGCAAATCGAGCCAGGAAGCGGCCATGTATGCGATCCCGTTCGGCTTCCGGGTCCGTTGCCTGTTCAAGATGGATTTTGCCGAGGCGGAATATATTGCGAAACTGCGCTCCGGCGTAAAGGGCCACTGGTCCTACCGCACGATCGCGTGGCTCATGAAGCAAAAATTGGCCGAACGGTACCCGATCCTCGGCGACCGCATGCAGGCGACCCCGCCGGATGTGCAGGACGCGCTGACCCGCTAATTCTGGCTCGCTCTTCCATGACCGACCATCAGCAACAAATCGAATCGGCCCTGCTTGCGGGCGATTGGGACAGAGTGGCGGCCGAGGCGACTGCCTGGGTCCAGGCGGTCGATTCCGCAGGCGAACGCAACGCCCGGCCCTTCTTCGCGCTCAACGTGACGCAGCTCATGCGGGGGGATTTCGCCGGCGCCTGGAAGACACACGCCCGCTCGCTCCAGGAACCGGAAGACATCGAACACGTCCGGGCCTGGGTGCAGCAGATCCACGAGCAACAGGCGGACAATGCCCAGGTTCAACTGGTCTGGGGCCTTTTTCTCGCTCAATCGGGCCAGTCGGAACAGTCCATGGCGGTCTATAAGGACGTAGCCAAGCTGGCGCCGGACTCCGCCTATCCCCACTACTTTCTGGCGCAGATGCACGAACGCGCCGGCCAGATCGAAATGGCAATCAAGGAATATCGCGAGGCGGTTCGACTCAGCCCATCATTTGCCGCCGCCCGCACGAACCTCGGGGTGGCCTACCAGGAGCAGGGCCGGCTGGAAATGGCGATCCCGCAATACCGCGAAGTCATCACCCTCAATCCCGACGATCCGGTGGCCCATGCCAACCTAGCTTGCGCCTTGGCCGAGCAAGGGAAGCTGGAGCCGGCCTTGCGCGAGTATAAAGAAGCGTTGCGCCTGAATCCGAACGATGCAGAGATCCACTTCGCGCTCGCGGGGCTCTATGAAAATCGCGGCCGCACCGATCTCGCCGCCAAGTCCTATCGGGATGCGGTAGAGGTCGATCCAAATTTTGCCGCCGGCCACACCGCCCTTGGTTTCATGGCCTTGGACAAGGGACGGATGACGGAAGCGATGGACTATTTCAACCGGGCCATCAAGGCCAATCCCGACGAGGCCCGCGCCTATTACGGCGTCGGAAAGATCTACGCCGCAAAGGGTAAGCGCGAGGTCGCCGCCGAAAACTTTGCCAAGTCCCTCCGACTCGAGAAGAACCCCGATCGAAAAAACCAGATCATGAACGAGCTCTTCCAGAGCGGCCAGGTCGGGGATTAGCGACGCCGGACGTCAGACGGCTCGGAGAGAAAATCGGGCGTCCGAGAAACCATCCTCCTCATCCGCTCACGGCAGGTCAAGGGCGAGGCAAGAAGTGCTCGACCGCCTCGCTGTAGCGGCCCGGCAGGGCAAGCTCACCGTCGACGTCGTCGTGTTTCAGGTCCCGTGGCGGTTCGTTCAACCGTTGAACAATGTGAGAGTAGGGTTGGTCGGGATCAATTTGCAGTGCCTGCTCAAAGGTTGCGCTCGCAAGGCCGCAGGAAGTCTGCGGCGCCGAAGCGTACTGTGAGCCGTACGGTGAGGTGAACAAACGACGAGAACGCGGTGAGAGGAAGCGTTCAGCAGGTGCTACAGTTCGCGGATCGTGCCCTGGAGCACCGTAATCTGCGTGACCGGATCGCCCGCGGTCTTGAGTTCCGTGCGGATCTGGTCCTTGAGATAGGTGGAGTAACCGATCTTGTCCAGGAGCAGGTCAAGGAAGCGTTCGGCGGGCAACAGACTCTGGGCCTTCAAGTCGTCGATGGTTTCATCGCTGACCGGGACGTAGGTGCTGCCGATGTGGAAAATGACGTTGTAGTATCGGTCGCGTCCGAGCCGTTCGAATCTGAGTCCCTTCACCTCGTCCTCCCGGGGCGGAGGGTTTCAGATCCCTCCGTGGTTGTGCTCGCGGCGCTTGCGGGATGAATCGACTTCCCGCACAGGGCGCGAAGGGCCCATTCTAGACAAACGACGGCCGGAAGACAAGATCGGTCCGGGTCGGCTGGCTCCCAAGGAAGGCCACCGAGGTTCCCGGGACGTTACTTCGCGCCGCCCTTTTTTCCGAAGTATTCGCGCCGACTTACGGCAACATCGGACAAGAACATCACGCCTGAGTAGCGGTCGAACAGCGGCCGCAGTCCAGCCAGAATCGGTTCTACCTTCTCTTCCGGCACCACCGTCATGATCATCACGAGGCTTTCCTGCTCGCTGAACATGAAATGGGCTTCCCGCAAGCCGTGGTGGCCCTTGCCGGAAATGTTGCCGATGATGGTGTATCCCGTGGCCTCGACCTTGTCCAAGAGATCGGTCACAAACGGCCGGTGCTCGCCCGACACGATGACGCGAATTTCCTTCATGGGATGCAGCGTCAATCCGCCCATGGCATTACTCCTTTACTCCCGCAGGTCTTTCTTCTCAATCGGTTCACGCATTCTCTGTCTCTATGTCCACGGCGTGCCTGACGCGACGCCACACGCCGGAGGGCATGTAGCGATACCAGACTCCGTCCTCGGGGTCCAATGCCGCCAGGTGCACCCATTCATTATGATAAAAGTGCTGCAGGATCTCGTGCCGGGCGATGAGCTTCTCGATGCGGGGACGCGGCGCCTCGATCAGCGTCAGCAGCCGCATCGGCTCATGATAGGGCACGTCGCCGTTCTTCACGGTTTGCCAGGCCAGTCCCAGCCGCAGGTCGCTCCAGGGACCGGACATGATGCCGAACCGGCCGACCACGTTGTGGTAAATCTTGCTCCCGCTCCCATAGACCTCGTTGTCCACGGCAGAAAAGTAATGTTCCATGTTGATCCACTGAGCGACCACTTGAGGCGCGGTCATCAGCACTTCGAGCAGACGCTCACCGGGATCTTCGCGGTAATCGTATGAGTGCAAGAAGACTCGCCCGCCGAGGTTCAGTCCCTTCGTGAGCGCGCGGCGGCCGATGACAAACGAGGTGTTACCGGAGAGGCCCCACTCAGGCCGCACCTGGCTCCAATCGGCGCTGCGTTCCTGTACGAGAGCCTGGGCGTCTTCCATCGGGAGCGTGGCGCCGATGTCCGGGAACCTGGCACAACGCTCCTGACTCGTCAGTCGGGAGGCTTCCCGGAGATCGTCGTAGAGCCGGCCGACATCCTTGCGGTGCGTCGGCGGCACGTCTTCCAAGTCGAACAGCTGCACGTCGTCCGTCGTGGTGTCGACCTGACCGGCGAGAAAATGGGTGTCCGGGGGAATGTCGATGCCGCGCTTTGCCAACCGTTCGCGCACCTGCGGCCGGTTGGCCATCGCGGCGATCACACGAGCGTTCGGTTTGCCTTCGTTGCCGCCGCAAGCCCCGCAATCCAACGCGGATTCGAAGGGATTGTTTTCGCTCGTGGCTCCGTGGGCGCAGAACAGGACGAGGCGGGCGAAGTTCCTGACGAGACCCAGCATGCGCAAGACCGTCTCGATGGTCAGCACCTGTTCATCGAGGGTGAAGCCCGTCCGGGTGATGCGTTCTTTCTGCCGCGAGGCCGACCGCTGGTTGATCTGGTAGTGGCGGCGGAGGTCGTCGAGCAGGGCCGTCACCTGTTCGGACGACAGCTCGGCTTCTTTGCCCCCGTCGTGGAGTTCCTGATCCACTGCGGCCTCGGAATCCAGCGCCTTGCGGCGCAGCGCTTCGACGAAAGCGGGGTCGAGCTTGGAGGCATTCAGTCCGTACCGATCGCGCAGGGCCCGCCAGATCAAGGCCCGCTGTTCCGAAAGGATCATCTCTTCGGTCTCGGCCGGAGACAGTTTGTCGACCGTCAGGCTGGTGGCGATCGGTGGCACAAAGAGTCGGCGCAGCCAGCCCGTGAACCGTCGATAGAGGGCCGGGATCACCGTCTTGCCCACGATCGGCACCCCGTAAAACCAGCCGAGGGATTCGACCATCACATAGGGCGTGACGACGTTTTCCTTCAAATCGTGCAGCAACGTATGGCCGGCATGGACCAGCTTGGCTCGCGACTGGTGTTTGGAGATATATTGATCAAGGTAGCTGCGGGGGATCTCGCGGACTTCGTTCCGAGGTCGCATGATGACGGGGAACTGCTCCGTATCATGTTCCTTCCCCCAGGCGCGATAGCGAATGAAGACGGCAAAGAACCCGGCGAAACCGTAGGTCTCATGCGGTCCGGTGGACTCCAGATGGCGCCGGAAGGGCTCGGACCGCACGTCGATACAGAACACGGACTGGGACTGCGGGCGGACGGGGGGCGATGCCTCGCGGCGCCCGGCGGCGGCGGAAGTCCGCATGAGCATACCGAACAACTGTTCGTGATAGCCTGCCTCGAAAGCCTTGAGCCACACGGGTCCGTGTGCCGATTCGGGGAACGCGTCCATCCACTCGATCAGGCGTCGAAGGTCCGTCGGAAGGCCCTCCAACAACGCGGTCGGCACGATCTCCAGGGCCTGCGCCAGCCGCAGCAGCCTCCGGGCCATGGTCCGTTGTGCCGAACGGGCGAGCCGCGGGCCGTACTCCCGCTGGTAGCGCTCGGCTAACTGCTCCCAAGCCGGCGAGGGACCGTGATGATGTCGGAGCCGGTCTACAGCCTCGGCGCATGGGTCCGGGAGCCGCCCCGCGCTTCGTTCCCTGCGCAGAAAATAGGCATGCGTCTGCGATTGCATGAAAGCTGTGACCGCCTGGAACCGGCCGTCGATGCCGAGTTCCTCCCGGCAGGCTTTCTGCACCAGCTCGCGCACATACCAGAGCCGGATGGCCAAAAACTTCACCAGTCCCACCGGATAGTTTTGCTGCCAGGCGTAGTCACTTTCTTCGGCCCGCCATTTGATGTAGCCGGCCCAACCCGGCAGCGCCGCCAACTGCAGGCCCAGATAATCCTGACGCAGCTCCGCCGGAATGCCCAGCGCCTCAAGACTCTCGAGCACCGCATCCTCCGGATGCTCCGGCAGCGAGGCGATTTTGCGGCGGCTGTCCAGGATGCCGCAGCTCGACCATTCGGTGGCGGCCAACGCCTTCCAGGCTGCGTAGAGCCCCTGCTCGCGACCCGGCATCGCCCAGGCGGCATGGCCCTCGTCCAGAAAGGCTTCGCACCACTTGATCACCTCGGCGTTGATCTGCTGCACCGTCTGGGTTCCGAGGGCGTGATCGCACCAACCCGAGAGGGTTTGGTAATGGCCCAGCGAGGCCAGGTCTTCCCGAACTGCGGCAGCCATGCGATCTTTCACGGTCGGCACCGATAGCGTCGAGAGATGGTCGGCAAGGGTTTCGAGCTGCTCTTCGTCCGGGCCTTCGTCCATGAGCGAGCCGACGGCTTCCTCTCGAATGGAGGACAGGCCGTGGGTCAAACAGGCACGCAGGACCTCCCGGTGGGAGATACGGCAGGGACCGACCACGATCTCCTCATCCTTTCCCAGGGAGGCCAGAGCTTCGTCGAGGTGTCGGAGCTGGATACGACCGCACGAGACATAGCGGCGATACTCATCGCCTGAGAGGTAGCCGGTTCCTCCGAGGAATCGATGGCCCAGGCGGACCGTCTCCTCGAAGGGAAGGTATTCGAGGCTGTGTAACGGATTGTGGTGGACGAAGGTGCGCATCGGCCAGTATTGGGCGATGACTTCGCTCGCAAGGCGAATCGTCCCGCGTAACTCCATCCGGCGGGCTTCGATATCGGCGGTCTGGTTCAGCGGGTCCATGCCGCTCCCTTCATCGCAATGTTTGGCGATGCCGGCGCGACGCTCCATCCGAATACTCGGGCCGGGGCCGTTCCCAGAACCAGGAGGAGGAGCAACACGATCACCAGCGACGCCACCTCATGGTTGCGCAGGTCGGCATAGGGAATCCCGCTTCGTTGCGGACCGAACACGAGCTGTTGGAGCGGCGCGAGCAGATACCAGGAAGCGGAGAGCCAGGCCAAGATGATCAGGAAGAAGCTGGCCCCTACCGAGAATGTCGGATCGAACAGCAGTCCCATGAATCCGGTGAAGACGCCGAAGGGCGGCATGCCGAGCGCGGCCAGCGTCAGCAGTACGAACAGCGTGCTGAAGCGGGGCATCGGATAGGCCATCCCGCCGAGCGCCCGCGGGTCGATGTCGCCGTATCGCACGCGAACGGCATACCAGGCGAGCAGCAGCCCCGTCATCGCCAACCCGCAAGCAGACAGGTAGACGGCTGACTGTGGACCAACCGACCCGGTCGTTCCAATTACCCACCAGAGCAAAGACGTAAAGGCTAGGCTTCCGTAGGCCAGCAGCGGCAGCGTCCGCACCAGCGTCAAAGACCGAAGAGACCCGTACAAGGCACCCGCAAGGCCCAGAACCTGGACGGTTCCCAGCAGACTGGGATCGAGATCAGGCAGCAGCGGCAGGAGCTGATGGAATCCCACCACCGGGAGCGCCAGCGCTAGGAACGCGGGGAGATTGCCCGGCAGTGCGGTGAGCGTCGCGATCTGTCCTGCATGCAACGGGAGCAACGGCAGCAGCGTTCCGCTGGCAACCAGGCCTGCGACCATTCCGGCACCGCCCGGAATCAGGAGGGCGGCCGCGCCGGCCGCCATGCCGACTCCATAGCTGACCAGGCCGCGTAGCATCGTCGGCGCGGCACTGCCGAAACGTCGAATGCCCAAGGCCACGACGGCCAAGAGACCGATCCGCACAAGTTGCCGTGCCGACTCGGAGGCGACCAGGGAGCCAAGCGTCAATCCAAGGAGCAAGAGGGTCAGTACCCAAGCGGTGCGGTTGTCGCGGTGGATCGGTTGGCCGAGCAACGAGATGAACGCCGTCAGGGGCAGCAGGCACAGGAAGAGCGCGCTGCCGGGTAGATCACTCTGCCACCAGGCGGCTCCGGCATTGACCAGGAGGCTGGTTCCCGTCACGACTAATGCGGCTGCACGCAGGCGCTCGGCGTCGGACCAAAAGAGAAGGCTGACGGCCGCGCCCACGCAGGGCAGCGCCGCCACGATCCACGGCAGCAACGACAGGCCCGTCATGCGCCGCCTCCCATCCCCTGTTTCTCGAACAGATGCGCCAGGCGGGTCACGGCCCGACCGAACTTCAGATGCAGCACGTCGATGTACAGCCGGTTCATGAACAGGACATAGAGGCGGGCCAGGAGCCCGTCGATCCAGTGGGGCATCGGGATCGTGCGGCCATGCGCGGCAGTGTACAGGTAAAACCAGCTGGCGATCACCGAGAGCGTCGTTCCCACAACGAGGCCGTCGAACAGGCGGCCCGGCAGCGCCGCGGCTTTGAAGTAGGCGGCGACGGCGGTCGGGTCGGGATAGAGGAAATGGGTGAACGTCTCGGCTGCGAAGAGGTACGTGAAGACGACGAACACCAACGTGAACAGCATCGCACCGGACACCTTCCACGAGGCGACGGCCCTGATCCGCGTCAGCGAGAGAATCGCCTGCGATGAGGTGACCCAAATGAAGAAAAGGAAGATGACCGTGCCCTGCGACTCCAGCAAGGGGATACGCAGGATGCCGTGGGTGGCCAACAGGATGACCAGCGGCAACAGCAGCGTCGTAAAGAAGCCCGTCGACCAGGTGAGGTTGGAGAATTCATGCTCCTCCGTTTCCTTGTCGGTATGGGGGACGGAGGGTTCCTGTCGCGCCTTATGGATGACGTTGCCGCAGTTGAGGAACACCGTGGCCTTGAACAGCCCGTGTGCGATCAAGTGGAACACCGCCAGCGAAAAGGCCCCGAGGCCGCATTCCATGATCATGTAGCCCATCTGGCCGATGGTCGAGAATCCCAGGGTCTTCTTGATGTCGTTTTGGGTCAGCATCATCGTGGCGCCCAGGACCGCGGTGAGCATGCCCACGACGAAGACGACGTGCAGGGTCGTGGGGCTGAGCCCATAGAGCGGTGCCAACCGATTCAACAGGAACCCGCCTGCGTTGATGATGCCGGCGTGGAGCAGCGCGTGGATCGGCGTCGGCGCATAGAGGGAGCGGGGCAGCCAAATATGGATCGGGAATTGGGCCGACTTGCTCATCGCGCCGACGAAGATCAAGAGCGAGACGGCGGTCGGCCCGCTCATTTCCCAGCCGGCGGCAGGCCAGATCGACAACGTCACCGGAGTGTCCGCGGCGCGGGTGAAAAGGGTCTGAAATTCGACGGTGCCGTAGAGGGAATGGGCCAGCACGATGCCCGCGAGAAAGGCCGCGTCCCCGAGTCGCTGGAGCGTGAAGGTGCGGGAGGCGCCATCCAAGGTTGCGGCGTGTCCGTGGTTGTGGGCCAGCATGAACAGCAGCCACGAGATCAACTGCCAGAACACGAACAGCATCACGAGGTTGCCGCTGGACACCATGCACAGCAGCACGAACGTGGTGATGCCCAGCAGACCGAGGTACCGCCCATACCCGCGGTCCTGGTACATGTAGCCGAGCGAATAGCGAT
This portion of the Nitrospiraceae bacterium genome encodes:
- a CDS encoding P-II family nitrogen regulator, with translation MGGLTLHPMKEIRVIVSGEHRPFVTDLLDKVEATGYTIIGNISGKGHHGLREAHFMFSEQESLVMIMTVVPEEKVEPILAGLRPLFDRYSGVMFLSDVAVSRREYFGKKGGAK
- a CDS encoding DUF2309 domain-containing protein, which encodes MERRAGIAKHCDEGSGMDPLNQTADIEARRMELRGTIRLASEVIAQYWPMRTFVHHNPLHSLEYLPFEETVRLGHRFLGGTGYLSGDEYRRYVSCGRIQLRHLDEALASLGKDEEIVVGPCRISHREVLRACLTHGLSSIREEAVGSLMDEGPDEEQLETLADHLSTLSVPTVKDRMAAAVREDLASLGHYQTLSGWCDHALGTQTVQQINAEVIKWCEAFLDEGHAAWAMPGREQGLYAAWKALAATEWSSCGILDSRRKIASLPEHPEDAVLESLEALGIPAELRQDYLGLQLAALPGWAGYIKWRAEESDYAWQQNYPVGLVKFLAIRLWYVRELVQKACREELGIDGRFQAVTAFMQSQTHAYFLRRERSAGRLPDPCAEAVDRLRHHHGPSPAWEQLAERYQREYGPRLARSAQRTMARRLLRLAQALEIVPTALLEGLPTDLRRLIEWMDAFPESAHGPVWLKAFEAGYHEQLFGMLMRTSAAAGRREASPPVRPQSQSVFCIDVRSEPFRRHLESTGPHETYGFAGFFAVFIRYRAWGKEHDTEQFPVIMRPRNEVREIPRSYLDQYISKHQSRAKLVHAGHTLLHDLKENVVTPYVMVESLGWFYGVPIVGKTVIPALYRRFTGWLRRLFVPPIATSLTVDKLSPAETEEMILSEQRALIWRALRDRYGLNASKLDPAFVEALRRKALDSEAAVDQELHDGGKEAELSSEQVTALLDDLRRHYQINQRSASRQKERITRTGFTLDEQVLTIETVLRMLGLVRNFARLVLFCAHGATSENNPFESALDCGACGGNEGKPNARVIAAMANRPQVRERLAKRGIDIPPDTHFLAGQVDTTTDDVQLFDLEDVPPTHRKDVGRLYDDLREASRLTSQERCARFPDIGATLPMEDAQALVQERSADWSQVRPEWGLSGNTSFVIGRRALTKGLNLGGRVFLHSYDYREDPGERLLEVLMTAPQVVAQWINMEHYFSAVDNEVYGSGSKIYHNVVGRFGIMSGPWSDLRLGLAWQTVKNGDVPYHEPMRLLTLIEAPRPRIEKLIARHEILQHFYHNEWVHLAALDPEDGVWYRYMPSGVWRRVRHAVDIETENA
- a CDS encoding tetratricopeptide repeat protein; protein product: MTDHQQQIESALLAGDWDRVAAEATAWVQAVDSAGERNARPFFALNVTQLMRGDFAGAWKTHARSLQEPEDIEHVRAWVQQIHEQQADNAQVQLVWGLFLAQSGQSEQSMAVYKDVAKLAPDSAYPHYFLAQMHERAGQIEMAIKEYREAVRLSPSFAAARTNLGVAYQEQGRLEMAIPQYREVITLNPDDPVAHANLACALAEQGKLEPALREYKEALRLNPNDAEIHFALAGLYENRGRTDLAAKSYRDAVEVDPNFAAGHTALGFMALDKGRMTEAMDYFNRAIKANPDEARAYYGVGKIYAAKGKREVAAENFAKSLRLEKNPDRKNQIMNELFQSGQVGD
- the hisS gene encoding histidine--tRNA ligase translates to MIKGIKGVKDILPEETPRWRLIEETARRWASWYGFQEIRVPIFEVTTLFARSIGATTDIVEKEMYTFADRDGTSLTLRPEGTAGTVRAFIEHNRAAEPLPQKFCYVGPMFRHERPQAGRLRQFHQFGVESFGVSDPRADVEVICLLWRILSDLRLQGLTLEINSLGYQDDRARYKPILVDYLKTVTDRLCANCQRRLETNPLRVLDCKVPDCRVATEAAPRLTDHLSPEARAHFDHVVGGLESVGIPIHLNPRLVRGLDYYCLTTFEVTASGLGAQNAVGAGGRYDGLVEQLDGPQVPAVGFAVGLERISLMLPTDTVVHAKPRIYVAAFGEKAALLGFSLLDELRRQGIPADMDFRSGTLKAHLRQADRLGALYTVLLGDDEITKGSAIVRNMQTKDQEVVALSDLPNALKTRLCPT
- a CDS encoding FAD-dependent thymidylate synthase gives rise to the protein MSQQRHIRRVLAIAPMPPEKSAYALARYSRSPDPIEESIKWVHSHSSEKFWEQFYFDYGHASIADLGHVIVCFEQISELAAIRLEDEPLWDGQAKSSRYQNFASNNWFLPDAIRGQETEAMYLGILRGLGTVYQALHEPLTRFLTEREPRPEEMTPGAYQRAIAARAFDVTRYLLPLAARTNVGQVVSIRTLEKQISRLLSSQLPELRMIGEDLKDACQKPPVNLWGELSGQAAGLAEPLAPTLARYAKASPYQTEVYSDLARHAKEVLRGTGLDQPGSWGDQEPVDLLEPHHPLDEIVTTLLYRVSQASYRKILAVVQDWTEKQKQDTLEVAFRQRGPHDELIKEFRSGYGFVFDILMDIGGWRDMHRHRRCQQVQQNFTTVHGFDTPPVLTEAGLEQEYRDAMGLVKTDIEHLRKSSQEAAMYAIPFGFRVRCLFKMDFAEAEYIAKLRSGVKGHWSYRTIAWLMKQKLAERYPILGDRMQATPPDVQDALTR
- a CDS encoding NADH-quinone oxidoreductase subunit L, whose protein sequence is MAFLCLVSLLPLLTAFIVLTGDREEQEHNAKTGLWPIAATFLGSLVTLLVVSTQGPITAQLYDPASPTLAFPIGFHIDRLGAVMMVLISLVATLIYRYSLGYMYQDRGYGRYLGLLGITTFVLLCMVSSGNLVMLFVFWQLISWLLFMLAHNHGHAATLDGASRTFTLQRLGDAAFLAGIVLAHSLYGTVEFQTLFTRAADTPVTLSIWPAAGWEMSGPTAVSLLIFVGAMSKSAQFPIHIWLPRSLYAPTPIHALLHAGIINAGGFLLNRLAPLYGLSPTTLHVVFVVGMLTAVLGATMMLTQNDIKKTLGFSTIGQMGYMIMECGLGAFSLAVFHLIAHGLFKATVFLNCGNVIHKARQEPSVPHTDKETEEHEFSNLTWSTGFFTTLLLPLVILLATHGILRIPLLESQGTVIFLFFIWVTSSQAILSLTRIRAVASWKVSGAMLFTLVFVVFTYLFAAETFTHFLYPDPTAVAAYFKAAALPGRLFDGLVVGTTLSVIASWFYLYTAAHGRTIPMPHWIDGLLARLYVLFMNRLYIDVLHLKFGRAVTRLAHLFEKQGMGGGA